The Mytilus trossulus isolate FHL-02 chromosome 13, PNRI_Mtr1.1.1.hap1, whole genome shotgun sequence genome has a segment encoding these proteins:
- the LOC134694749 gene encoding uncharacterized protein LOC134694749, with translation MSENLVMLSTPQKEMTENHIVFQDSKPVRYPHEQYTSTWYPKAAYLFSSILDTCFMKNEDLIVIDVCAAVTFKLLDWVQDFITILDIEKHIKKERILDASTIRPGDILLTSDYQHVIVKCVNTIKSEQSPNRVSLEVVHALNYLLASKRVVKNSFAFSQQEPIIKVCKQSHREREIVRPSVDVAVRLIGRILLLRSRYDYWLLPNSWDLFAVRMSQRRFDTIENVKPGDIILFTYHGLYQKGMITSKISAPHNILQVQIYYTDNNGTVSETDNSYNLDSEQIVRYAYRDLDSVMRKRILFTAEQMKGNCLFKRSIFKSLKFVLGCMSGDFLLKRRIAIFIGFNEMKLKTSAFPRIENIEKWMKSKSCDKTPTTIKLPELIMGTTVFVLSSTDGESTPVFLYDDKHIIRTKTETFTSPSTGKEKIVCRHSACKAKGEPVFVICVLTTDKKGQLTKQDLTLVDLSNEITEDWSDILYIIPKASKNNQHDTRRIVSHTIKERLQTTSHALYCNVFFKEDSDIKKRIALFAEHRVNKAIREHNRSLSLMHIEKPLNGKDANSILYDYAQKMKKLESFIPNDTTDHYACHKLEVLLQRNKDVSAFSLDDGQMQIFTIEEESVRRYIREFGPKNICDFTFKPWGGTPKVANYNLKQGSKVNRTTDHSQEYGTLGFFVRDSEGCIYFTTCAHVISQYTDAYTDTIESAVGKSVFATDLSSASITKSLDISLVKVYEEKVEDCRFGLRDSKDRFVTGTVTLANDSEMKNMEVYKWGAKTSLTTGTYKGSIFVKEGEEFKNRIHFIQSKSRNADFAKEGDSGSLICFEATDSPQLPVESAAFIFVGKCLSGKECFPEELKEKDIFAGLGYHVNEVFECKVRNLNPMLTLGNANGSVQQGAGIQH, from the exons ATGAGTGAAAACCTGGTGATGCTATCAACACCTCAAAAGGAAATGACTGAGAACCACATTGTGTTTCAAGATTCAAAACCCGTACGGTATCCACATGAACAATATACATCGACTTGGTACCCGAAAGCTGCCTATTTATTTTCATCCATACTGGACAcatgttttatgaaaaatgaagatttaatTGTTATAGATGTTTGTGCAGCAGTTACATTTAAGCTTTTAGATTGGGTGCAAGATTTCATCACAATTCTTGATatagaaaaacatataaaaaaagaaagaatctTAGATGCATCCACGATAAGACCAGGAGATATTCTGTTAACGTCAGATTATCAACATGTAATTGTAAAATGCGTCAATACTATCAAAAGCGAGCAAAGTCCGAACCGTGTAAGTTTGGAGGTAGTGCACGCTTTAAATTATTTGCTCGCCTCGAAAAGGGTGGTTAAAAACAGTTTTGCTTTTTCGCAACAAGAACCCATCATTAAGGTGTGCAAACAGAGTCACAGAGAAAGAGAAATAGTTCGTCCAAGTGTTGATGTAGCCGTCCGATTAATTGGACGAATTTTGCTATTACGATCCAGATATGACTATTGGTTGCTTCCG AACTCTTGGGACCTATTTGCTGTAAGAATGAGTCAACGGAGATTTGACAccattgaaaatgtaaaaccTGGTGATATTATATTATTCACTTACCATGGGTTATACCAGAAAGGAATGATTACCAGCAAGATTTCAGCACCACACAACATTCTTCAGGTTCAAATATATTACACTGATAATAACGGAACAGTGTCAGAAACTGACAATTCCTACAATTTGGATAGCGAACAAATAGTACGGTATGCGTACCGTGATTTGGATTCCGTTATGAGGAAAAGAATACTCTTTACAGCAGAACAAATGAAAGGGAATTGCTTATTTAAAAGGTCAATTTTCAAGtctttaaaatttgttctaGGTTGTATGTCTGGGGATTTTCTATTGAAAAG ACGTATTGCAATTTTCATTGGctttaatgaaatgaaattgaaaacaagTGCTTTTCCaagaattgaaaatattgaaaaatggaTGAAATCAAAGTCCTGTGATAAAACACCAACGACAATCAAACTTCCCGAGTTAATTATGGGCACGACTGTATTTGTTCTGTCAAGCACAGATGGGGAATCAACACCAGTGTTTCTGTATGACGACAAACACATCATCAGAACAAAGACGGAAACATTCACATCTCCTTCAACaggaaaagaaaaaatagtatGCCGCCACAGTGCATGTAAGGCAAAAGGAGAACCAGTATTCGTTATCTGTGTATTAACAACTGACAAAAAGGGACAGTTAACAAAACAG GATTTGACTTTGGTTGACTTATCAAACGAAATTACAGAGGATTGGTCAGACATACTTTACATAATTCCAAAAGCATCCAAAAACAATCAACACGACACACGCAGAATTGTAAGCCATACAATAAAAGAGCGACTGCAAACAACGTCACATGCACTATATtgcaatgtattttttaaagagGATTCTGATATTAAGAAGAGAATTGCTCTCTTTGCTGAACATCGAGTTAACAAAGCTATCCGAGAGCACAACCGTTCCCTTTCATTAATGCATATTGAAAAGCCATTGAATGGAAAAGATGCTAATTCAATTTTGTATGATTAtgcacaaaaaatgaaaaaacttGAATCGTTTATCCCGAACGACACAACAGACCACTACGCATGCCACAAACTAGAAGTTTTGCTTCAGAG AAACAAAGATGTTTCAGCATTTTCATTAGATGACGGTCAGATGCAAATATTTACTATAGAAGAGGAATCCGTTCGTCGTTACATAAGGGAATTTGGTCCGAAAAACATTTGTGACTTTACATTTAAACCATGGGGTGGTACACCAAAAGTAGCcaactataatttaaaacaagGCAGCAAAGTTAATAGAACAACAGATCACAGTCAGGAGTATGGAACCCTAGGTTTTTTCGTACGTGACAGCGAGGGGTGTATTTACTTTACGACATGCGCACATGTAATTTCACAGTATACAGATGCGTACACCGATACTATTGAATCCGCCGTTGGAAAAAGTGTATTTGCTACTGATCTTTCGAGTGCCTCAATCACCAAAAGTCTCGACATATCATTGGTTAAGGTTTACGAAGAAAAGGTTGAAGATTGTCGATTTGGATTACGAGATTCTAAGGACAGGTTTGTAACTGGAACAGTTACACTTGCAAACGACAGTGAAATGAAAAACATGGAAGTATATAAATGGGGAGCAAAAACAAGTTTGACCACAGGTACTTATAAAGGATCAATTTTTGTGAAGGAGGGTGAGGAATTCAAAAATCGTATTCATTTTATACAAAGTAAGTCAAGAAATGCAGATTTTGCAAAAGAAGGTGATAGCggttctttgatttgttttgaagCGACGGATTCACCACAGTTACCTGTCGAGTCTGCTGCCTTTATTTTTGTCGGGAAGTGCTTAAGCGGGAAAGAATGTTTTCCAGAAGAACTCAAGGAAAAGGACATTTTCGCAGGGCTTGGCTATCATGTAAATGAGGTCTTTGAGTGCAAAGTTCGTAATTTGAATCCGATGCTTACACTCGGGAATGCCAATGGCTCTGTTCAACAAGGAGCTGGAATACAACATTAG